One window of Campylobacter sp. RM12651 genomic DNA carries:
- a CDS encoding flagellin, with translation MGFRINTNVAALSAHANASMNNRSIDSSLNKLNSGFRINSAADDASGMAIADSLRSQASSLGQAIMNANDAIGIIQTADKAMDEQIKILDTIKNKAIQSAQDGQTTETRRSLQADISRLMEELDNIGNTTSFNGQKLLSGTFSNKEFQIGAYSNETVKASIGATTSDKIGLTRFETGHNVRQSDLALGDKINLTFKNVDGINDVTFEPVQIAQGNNIKAGQGLGALVEAINKSTDKTGIKASVTVQSVFEQPIKAGTTLQGFSINGVTIGSIEVKDKDGNGALRAAINSVKDQTGVEASVDEKGRLVLANRDGRGIKITDGVDKSFQANGAAYTETTSKTVADKHVLYANGPTGQNTKQEQKAIDFADDKTWTTGSAVAGTAPTADTAGSIYNAKNTFEDIQAAHYEMDARIAADGATKAKSAIQTDGTINFKTGVAGKALSADKIGALHSTANAAVTNPGAGKDVSDALKALQEDGLKLEDANKLIDNAVSKLQVFVDAAKGKTMATAEGEDGMAAHAMIQFLKGVKEGINEPNRAGLKDMIGLTSDNKTNFGRLSFSSTNGKDIVVEATRDYKDIDGNIKTMDITSSIGYDKNVSEKTVSLRETNATIDRETADAMGFNANDWQATDAGDNKNGYAAGVMTLKGAQAMMNIAESAQKALEAIRSDLGSVQNQLVSTVNNISVTQVNVKSAESNIRDVDFASESATFSKHQILAQSGVYAMSQANAVQQNVMRLLQ, from the coding sequence GGATTCAGAATTAACACAAACGTGGCGGCGCTAAGCGCTCATGCAAACGCATCTATGAACAATAGATCAATTGACAGTTCTTTAAACAAGTTAAACTCAGGTTTTAGAATTAACTCTGCTGCTGATGATGCTTCAGGTATGGCAATTGCTGATAGTTTAAGAAGTCAAGCAAGTTCTCTTGGTCAAGCTATTATGAATGCTAATGATGCTATTGGTATTATTCAAACAGCTGATAAGGCTATGGATGAGCAAATAAAAATACTTGATACAATTAAGAATAAAGCTATTCAATCAGCTCAAGATGGTCAAACAACTGAAACAAGACGCTCACTTCAAGCTGATATTTCAAGACTTATGGAAGAATTAGACAATATTGGTAATACTACATCATTCAATGGTCAAAAGCTTCTAAGTGGAACGTTTTCAAACAAAGAATTTCAAATTGGTGCATATTCAAATGAGACAGTTAAGGCTAGTATAGGGGCAACTACAAGTGATAAGATTGGTTTAACTAGGTTTGAGACTGGGCATAACGTAAGACAAAGCGACCTTGCTTTAGGAGATAAAATTAATCTTACATTTAAAAACGTAGATGGAATTAATGATGTTACATTTGAGCCAGTGCAAATTGCTCAAGGTAATAATATTAAAGCAGGTCAAGGTTTAGGTGCTTTAGTTGAAGCTATTAATAAATCTACTGATAAAACAGGTATTAAAGCTTCTGTTACGGTTCAAAGTGTATTTGAACAACCTATTAAAGCAGGAACTACTTTACAAGGCTTTAGTATAAATGGTGTTACTATTGGTTCTATTGAAGTTAAAGATAAAGATGGAAATGGGGCTTTAAGAGCTGCAATTAACTCTGTAAAAGATCAAACAGGGGTTGAGGCTAGTGTTGATGAAAAAGGAAGATTAGTACTTGCTAATAGAGATGGTAGAGGTATTAAGATAACTGATGGGGTGGATAAGAGTTTTCAGGCGAATGGAGCGGCGTATACTGAAACAACAAGTAAAACTGTAGCAGATAAACATGTATTGTATGCAAATGGACCAACTGGTCAAAATACTAAGCAAGAACAAAAAGCAATAGATTTTGCAGATGATAAAACTTGGACTACAGGTTCTGCAGTAGCTGGAACAGCACCAACTGCAGATACAGCAGGTTCTATTTATAATGCAAAAAATACATTTGAAGATATTCAAGCAGCTCATTATGAAATGGATGCGAGAATTGCAGCTGATGGTGCTACTAAAGCCAAATCGGCAATACAAACTGATGGAACTATAAACTTTAAAACAGGTGTAGCAGGTAAAGCTTTAAGTGCTGATAAGATTGGTGCTTTACATTCAACAGCAAATGCTGCTGTAACCAATCCTGGCGCAGGCAAAGATGTATCTGACGCATTAAAAGCATTACAAGAAGATGGTTTAAAATTAGAAGATGCTAATAAACTAATAGATAATGCTGTAAGTAAATTACAAGTATTTGTTGATGCAGCTAAAGGTAAAACTATGGCTACAGCTGAAGGTGAAGATGGAATGGCGGCTCACGCTATGATACAATTTTTAAAAGGTGTTAAAGAAGGTATCAATGAGCCTAATAGAGCTGGTCTTAAAGATATGATAGGCTTAACTAGTGACAATAAGACTAACTTCGGAAGATTAAGTTTTTCATCAACTAATGGTAAAGACATAGTTGTAGAAGCTACTAGGGATTATAAAGATATAGATGGTAATATAAAAACTATGGATATTACTAGCTCAATAGGCTATGATAAAAATGTTTCTGAAAAAACAGTTAGCTTAAGAGAAACTAATGCTACTATAGATAGAGAAACAGCAGATGCAATGGGCTTTAATGCTAATGATTGGCAAGCAACTGATGCAGGAGATAATAAGAATGGTTATGCTGCAGGTGTAATGACTTTAAAAGGCGCACAAGCAATGATGAATATTGCTGAATCAGCTCAAAAAGCTCTTGAAGCAATTAGAAGTGACCTTGGTTCTGTCCAAAACCAACTTGTTTCAACTGTTAATAATATTTCAGTTACTCAAGTAAATGTTAAATCAGCTGAAAGTAATATTAGAGATGTTGACTTTGCATCTGAGAGTGCTACATTTAGTAAACACCAAATCCTAGCTCAATCAGGTGTATATGCAATGAGCCAAGCTAACGCTGTTCAACAAAACGTAATGAGATTATTACAATAG
- a CDS encoding type II toxin-antitoxin system YafQ family toxin has product MKYQVRETKAYKTAFKKLSKADKELTNKIILRLANDEVLEPIYKDHALQGKFKGYRDCHVKNDLVLIYEKDKNILTLTCINIANHSN; this is encoded by the coding sequence GTGAAGTATCAAGTAAGGGAGACTAAAGCTTACAAAACAGCCTTTAAAAAACTAAGCAAAGCTGATAAAGAATTAACAAATAAAATTATTTTAAGATTGGCAAATGATGAAGTCTTAGAGCCGATTTATAAAGACCACGCTTTGCAAGGTAAATTTAAGGGCTATAGAGATTGCCATGTGAAAAACGATTTAGTATTAATCTATGAAAAAGATAAAAATATTCTAACGCTAACTTGCATTAATATTGCAAATCACAGCAATTGA
- a CDS encoding S6 family peptidase produces the protein MLKKSIILMSILYSSLNASAVDSRFSYQDYLDFGANKGKFKVGTTGLSVSSKDGTLKVDSFYSMPMIDFSASNKTGDLFRGEFTNIGTNRVLTAAHMISRKDKLIQAGSVIEFGGVRTTAVSASNNFDDYFKNCADTTCPPRTDIEDFVELRMNKINLNTKADIAPIKYYDENGKDTNYEACKNGGLSCSDTSGKAALYDNSRYTLFVRNGTGIQKITEQRNDAETISTNNKYFTGGIANLSDFNSFKNEYGLYMLNILGSDRIQFSSTGSKGDSGSALYVWDNQDKKWYMVGVTSGTDCKGDSVTCTYTNYHLVNNHTMDNFNKIHNISTTANLILDADSLKDGLVELEKTMGADLSFKHYYSLLGAQTKLNYNKRVLAMANDKDIYINGGSLTLSANADLGSSALIIKDNLTYDIKGNFDFLHGGLDIGANSVVNYDPKTAKNDYLHKIGAGKLIVNSSSPNAGFRIGGGEVEFKNSSGTTFGSIYMTNNSSLKINNANQINTNYLYFGENAGKLDLNGNNINLNNFYASDNNAVITNTSTNLSTLEINKFATTEPTNTIYHGNIKGNINIVQNHNNSGKYAVYDGGLDIQNMEFKNGNLVLQGHPIVHNYVSQDVKDKLKEEVFTTPTRLDQEDWEERNYKMASLTLDKASLDILKHSNVDIKNINSISSTIKIGDNLAYIDRFDGENIKANSIATEFQGSLENESYYNNLKYQEEVTKGKSIAKNIKINSNFDLKTNSKLSLLNGTDFKGTITADDSSSLEFNGAMINANINASSLNSTNTTYIYESKTNALNISKSTSGANNTLLIQKDFLNGDDKILIASLANDTLVAENYFDIKGEASVFADLKPNVKYYDENGTAKWYLEKIPSTPSPEPSPTPNEPSTPNKPSEPDTKPTPPTNTDTTPSEPINPNEPSVNNPSEPSIPSTPTTPSEPDTKPVEPKPDTPTTPNEPTIPDEPSTPNNPEEPVIVELDPNPSNNPSNVETKGHYQEYFFVREKESSINTAKNTLNQAFFNYVLEWNNMQKRMGELRDEVANGGIWIRNFGGASSYLKDNKTKYYELQIGADKISEMDDFNAYAGIIFTNSIYKLDTKNMLEGKVKGIGGGLYSSFIFNNGFYIDMIAKYVDYKNDYTLTLNNGNNKAIYINANNHSKSVVASVELGNRFYMNNYYLEPSVELISGYVSAISLENKAEHIKLESKSFVPFNTKTMLSFGKQSSEDSRFGFRFGVGIAADLAKNGDKTIRDLNVIRQIEGKKDTRMLTNASFNYNFTNNLRLMTEFERTFFGDLNVDYSLNMTLRKSF, from the coding sequence ATGTTGAAAAAATCAATAATTTTAATGAGTATTTTATATTCTAGTTTAAATGCAAGTGCCGTTGATAGTAGATTTTCGTATCAAGATTATTTAGATTTTGGTGCTAATAAAGGCAAATTTAAAGTAGGGACAACAGGGCTTAGCGTAAGTTCTAAAGATGGGACTTTAAAAGTAGATAGTTTTTATTCTATGCCTATGATTGATTTTAGTGCTAGTAATAAAACGGGGGATTTGTTTAGGGGAGAATTTACCAATATAGGAACAAACAGAGTTTTAACGGCAGCTCATATGATTAGTAGAAAAGATAAATTAATTCAAGCTGGTTCAGTAATAGAATTTGGTGGAGTTAGAACGACTGCTGTTAGTGCTTCTAATAATTTTGATGATTATTTTAAAAACTGTGCTGATACAACTTGTCCTCCAAGAACTGATATAGAAGATTTTGTTGAGCTTAGAATGAATAAGATTAATTTAAATACTAAAGCAGATATTGCTCCAATAAAATACTATGATGAGAATGGAAAAGACACAAATTATGAAGCTTGTAAAAATGGTGGTTTGAGCTGTTCGGATACTAGCGGTAAGGCTGCTTTATATGATAATTCTAGATATACACTTTTTGTAAGAAATGGAACAGGTATTCAAAAAATTACCGAGCAAAGAAATGACGCTGAAACAATAAGCACTAATAATAAATACTTTACAGGTGGAATTGCAAATTTAAGCGATTTTAATAGCTTTAAAAATGAATATGGTTTATATATGCTAAATATATTAGGTAGCGATAGAATTCAATTCTCAAGTACTGGTTCTAAAGGAGATAGTGGAAGTGCATTATATGTTTGGGATAATCAAGATAAGAAATGGTATATGGTAGGTGTTACTAGTGGTACTGATTGTAAAGGAGATAGTGTAACTTGTACTTATACTAATTATCATTTAGTAAATAATCACACTATGGATAATTTTAATAAAATTCACAATATAAGCACTACGGCTAATTTAATACTTGATGCTGATTCTTTAAAAGATGGTTTGGTAGAACTTGAAAAAACAATGGGAGCTGATTTATCGTTTAAACACTATTATAGTTTGTTGGGCGCTCAAACAAAATTAAATTACAATAAAAGAGTATTAGCAATGGCTAACGATAAGGATATTTATATAAATGGTGGTTCTTTAACTCTTAGTGCTAATGCTGATTTAGGTTCTAGTGCATTGATTATAAAAGATAATTTAACTTATGATATTAAAGGTAATTTTGACTTTTTACACGGCGGTCTTGATATAGGTGCTAATTCGGTTGTAAATTATGACCCTAAAACAGCAAAAAATGATTATTTACATAAAATTGGTGCGGGTAAATTGATAGTTAATTCAAGTAGCCCTAATGCAGGTTTTAGAATAGGTGGGGGTGAAGTTGAGTTTAAAAATTCTTCAGGCACAACTTTTGGTAGTATTTATATGACTAATAATTCAAGTTTAAAGATAAATAACGCAAATCAAATAAATACAAATTATTTATATTTTGGCGAGAATGCAGGTAAGCTTGATTTAAATGGAAACAATATTAATCTTAATAATTTTTACGCGAGTGATAATAATGCAGTGATAACAAATACTAGCACTAACTTAAGCACTCTTGAAATCAATAAATTTGCTACAACAGAACCTACAAATACTATTTATCACGGAAATATTAAAGGAAATATTAATATAGTTCAAAATCACAATAATAGTGGTAAATACGCTGTTTATGATGGTGGTTTAGATATTCAAAATATGGAATTTAAAAACGGAAATTTAGTTTTACAAGGTCATCCAATAGTGCATAATTATGTATCACAAGATGTAAAAGATAAGCTAAAAGAAGAAGTGTTTACTACCCCTACAAGGCTAGATCAAGAAGATTGGGAAGAGAGAAATTATAAAATGGCTAGCCTAACTTTAGATAAAGCTAGTCTTGATATTTTAAAACATTCAAATGTGGATATTAAAAACATTAATTCTATTTCTTCAACTATTAAAATTGGCGATAATTTAGCTTATATAGATAGATTTGATGGAGAAAATATAAAGGCAAATTCTATTGCAACAGAATTTCAAGGAAGTTTAGAAAATGAAAGTTATTATAATAATCTAAAATATCAAGAAGAAGTAACAAAAGGCAAAAGCATTGCTAAAAATATCAAAATTAATTCAAATTTTGATTTGAAAACCAATTCAAAACTAAGCCTTTTAAATGGCACAGATTTTAAAGGCACAATAACAGCTGATGATAGTTCTAGCCTTGAGTTTAATGGTGCAATGATTAATGCAAATATAAACGCAAGTAGCCTAAACTCAACCAATACAACATATATTTACGAAAGCAAAACTAATGCTTTAAATATAAGCAAAAGCACAAGTGGAGCTAATAATACCTTGCTAATCCAAAAAGACTTTTTAAACGGAGATGATAAAATACTAATAGCAAGTTTGGCTAATGATACTTTAGTGGCTGAAAATTATTTTGATATTAAGGGTGAAGCTTCAGTATTTGCCGACCTTAAACCTAATGTAAAATACTATGATGAAAACGGCACAGCTAAATGGTATCTTGAAAAAATACCATCTACTCCATCACCAGAGCCAAGCCCAACACCAAATGAGCCTAGCACTCCAAATAAACCAAGTGAGCCTGATACTAAACCAACTCCGCCAACTAACACAGACACAACTCCAAGTGAGCCTATTAATCCAAATGAGCCTAGTGTTAATAATCCAAGCGAACCTAGTATTCCTAGCACTCCAACAACTCCAAGCGAGCCTGATACTAAACCAGTTGAGCCTAAGCCAGACACCCCAACAACACCAAATGAGCCTACAATACCAGATGAGCCAAGCACTCCAAATAACCCAGAAGAGCCTGTTATAGTTGAGCTTGACCCAAATCCTAGCAACAATCCAAGCAATGTAGAAACAAAAGGCCATTATCAAGAATACTTCTTCGTAAGAGAGAAAGAAAGTTCAATAAATACAGCTAAAAACACGCTAAATCAAGCATTTTTTAACTATGTTTTAGAGTGGAACAATATGCAAAAGCGTATGGGAGAGCTAAGAGATGAGGTTGCAAATGGCGGAATTTGGATTAGGAATTTCGGTGGAGCAAGTTCGTATCTAAAAGATAATAAGACCAAATATTATGAATTACAAATCGGTGCTGATAAGATTAGCGAAATGGATGATTTCAATGCTTATGCGGGAATTATCTTTACTAATTCAATTTATAAACTAGATACAAAAAATATGCTAGAAGGTAAAGTAAAAGGCATAGGCGGGGGACTTTATTCAAGCTTTATTTTTAATAATGGTTTTTATATTGATATGATTGCAAAATATGTTGATTATAAAAATGACTATACTCTAACGCTAAATAATGGCAATAATAAAGCGATTTATATTAACGCGAATAATCATTCTAAAAGCGTAGTAGCAAGCGTAGAATTAGGCAATAGATTTTATATGAATAATTATTATTTAGAGCCTAGCGTTGAGTTAATTAGTGGCTATGTTAGTGCGATTAGCCTTGAAAATAAAGCCGAGCATATAAAATTAGAAAGCAAATCATTCGTTCCATTTAATACAAAAACAATGCTAAGTTTTGGTAAGCAAAGTAGCGAAGATTCAAGATTTGGATTTAGATTTGGGGTTGGAATTGCTGCTGATTTAGCTAAAAACGGCGATAAAACCATAAGAGATTTAAATGTAATTAGACAAATTGAAGGTAAAAAAGATACAAGAATGCTAACTAATGCTTCATTTAATTATAATTTCACGAATAATTTAAGGCTAATGACCGAGTTTGAAAGGACATTTTTTGGTGATTTGAATGTGGATTATTCGCTTAATATGACTTTAAGAAAGAGTTTTTAA
- a CDS encoding phosphatidylglycerophosphatase A, protein MKEKLAKLYLTFFYSGLSPFASGTMGTIAALPFAYLLLIYTDKSTLMLLSIAIFIASIKIIDDYEKTHEHDAKEIVIDEVCGVFLAIGMSFNNSWWHFALAFILFRLFDITKPSIIGKVDKKLKGGLGVMLDDLLAGFFAGLLCLVIQGIYLNYLKDLL, encoded by the coding sequence ATGAAAGAAAAATTAGCAAAACTATATTTAACATTTTTTTATTCAGGTCTTAGTCCGTTTGCAAGTGGCACAATGGGGACTATTGCGGCATTACCATTTGCTTATTTGTTACTAATTTACACAGATAAAAGCACTTTAATGCTATTAAGTATTGCAATTTTTATTGCAAGTATTAAAATCATTGACGATTATGAAAAAACTCACGAACACGATGCTAAAGAAATAGTAATTGATGAGGTTTGTGGGGTTTTTTTGGCGATTGGTATGAGTTTTAACAACTCTTGGTGGCATTTTGCTTTAGCTTTTATCTTATTTAGGCTTTTTGATATAACTAAGCCAAGTATTATTGGTAAAGTTGATAAAAAGCTAAAAGGTGGCTTAGGCGTTATGCTTGATGATTTACTTGCAGGATTTTTTGCAGGTCTTTTATGCCTTGTAATTCAAGGAATTTATTTAAATTATTTAAAGGATTTATTATGA
- a CDS encoding ABC transporter substrate-binding protein, which translates to MKKSLILLASSAAFALDIGVVLPLSGSVAAYGNAALNGIKVANAMQPTLKNGEQINLNIVDTKGDKIEAITATERVLPKVSAIIGEMITANTIVVMNTAEAKKVPVIAPAATNDKLLKGKNYAARVCFNDSFQGEAMAKYLLAQGKKTAVIVKDQATDYSLGLSKAYKKEFIQGGGEILKELIITSGDKDFNAISAQIASLNPDVVYLPLYYQEAALFVRQAKIAGVKSIIASADGVADEQFIKLAAEYSNNHLYTDSFDANVPPTELSKKYLAEYAKAYNGSLPSNFAAIGADAYFVLVEAANRCEQITSECINQEIKKTKDYEGVSGIISIDSTGETKRSLIIKEVVNENAVYKDSVK; encoded by the coding sequence ATGAAAAAAAGTTTAATTTTATTAGCTTCTAGTGCGGCTTTTGCTTTAGATATTGGTGTAGTTTTACCACTTAGCGGTAGCGTTGCAGCATATGGAAATGCGGCACTTAATGGAATAAAAGTAGCAAATGCAATGCAACCAACTTTAAAAAATGGAGAGCAAATCAATTTAAATATAGTTGATACAAAAGGCGATAAAATAGAAGCCATCACAGCAACTGAAAGAGTTTTACCAAAAGTTAGTGCAATAATTGGAGAAATGATTACTGCAAATACTATAGTGGTTATGAATACAGCTGAAGCGAAAAAAGTGCCTGTAATTGCACCAGCTGCTACAAATGATAAATTATTAAAAGGTAAAAATTACGCTGCTAGAGTGTGCTTTAATGATAGTTTTCAAGGCGAAGCTATGGCAAAATATTTATTAGCTCAAGGTAAAAAAACAGCAGTAATTGTAAAAGACCAAGCGACTGATTATTCACTAGGTTTATCAAAAGCTTACAAAAAAGAATTTATTCAAGGTGGTGGAGAAATATTAAAAGAATTAATTATTACAAGTGGAGATAAAGATTTTAACGCTATTTCAGCTCAAATTGCTAGTTTAAATCCTGATGTAGTGTATTTGCCACTTTATTATCAAGAAGCAGCACTTTTTGTAAGACAAGCAAAAATCGCAGGTGTTAAAAGTATAATCGCTAGTGCTGATGGGGTTGCTGATGAGCAATTTATCAAACTTGCAGCAGAGTATTCAAACAATCATTTATATACAGATAGCTTTGATGCAAATGTTCCACCAACAGAACTTAGCAAAAAATATTTAGCAGAATATGCAAAAGCTTATAATGGAAGTCTTCCATCAAATTTTGCTGCAATTGGTGCTGATGCTTATTTTGTATTAGTAGAAGCTGCAAATCGTTGCGAGCAAATCACTAGCGAATGTATAAATCAAGAGATTAAAAAAACTAAAGATTACGAAGGCGTTAGTGGGATTATTAGCATAGATAGTACAGGAGAGACAAAAAGGTCTTTAATTATTAAAGAAGTAGTAAATGAAAACGCAGTTTATAAAGATAGCGTAAAGTAA
- a CDS encoding transporter substrate-binding domain-containing protein, whose amino-acid sequence MKKILFSLALLTSMSADILRVATAPNYPPYEYLENNELKGFDVDIIKEIAKRNNLEVEFKYMDFDGLIPSLKSNKVDLIGAIMKKTPARAKAVEFTINFKDSSNYFIKRIENNENQEIKNCKDLDFTNTLFGAELGSVQYDIAKRSSQKEVKGFANSSISILSLQSKKIDAIVLDKVAAINFLNKNPDLQVVCEYKDEDSQGFAVNKGNTKLLEIINKSLQEMLDDGTINEISKKYKIN is encoded by the coding sequence ATGAAAAAAATATTATTTTCTTTAGCATTATTAACAAGTATGAGTGCTGATATTTTAAGAGTAGCAACAGCACCTAATTATCCGCCTTATGAATATTTAGAAAACAACGAATTAAAGGGCTTTGATGTTGATATTATTAAAGAAATTGCTAAAAGAAATAATTTAGAAGTGGAGTTTAAATATATGGATTTTGACGGATTAATCCCAAGTCTTAAGAGCAATAAAGTGGATTTAATCGGAGCAATTATGAAAAAAACTCCAGCAAGAGCTAAGGCAGTAGAATTTACAATTAATTTTAAAGATAGTTCTAATTATTTCATAAAAAGAATAGAAAATAATGAAAATCAAGAAATTAAAAATTGTAAAGATTTAGATTTTACTAATACGCTTTTTGGGGCTGAACTTGGCTCGGTGCAATATGATATAGCAAAAAGATCTAGCCAAAAAGAAGTAAAAGGCTTTGCAAATTCTAGCATTAGCATACTTTCATTACAAAGCAAAAAAATAGATGCTATAGTATTAGATAAGGTTGCTGCTATTAATTTTTTAAATAAAAATCCTGATTTGCAAGTAGTTTGCGAGTATAAAGACGAAGATTCGCAAGGATTTGCCGTAAATAAAGGTAATACAAAATTACTTGAAATAATAAATAAAAGCCTACAAGAAATGCTAGATGATGGCACAATAAATGAAATTAGTAAAAAGTATAAAATAAATTAA
- a CDS encoding epoxyqueuosine reductase QueH, which produces MLVHICCSVDSHFFLQELRKLMPDEELIGYFYDPNIHPFSEYELRYFDVARSCKKLGIKLIKGEYDYAEWFNYVKGYENEPERGKRCSKCFDFRMQSSVEMALKLGQKTFTTTLLCSPKKDLEQLRVSMQEALKGTDLEFFCVDFRKDGGTQRQLKLAKDDLLYHQNYCGCIYGLAQQKSEEHLIKELSSSIYKNQILPGSIEEKLQFFKKVVRLESKNQQFSIIREKFLNYRLLYARIKANKNTAKAFVLFYSHFKSRKINLSLDISKELIMCNKDELCVISFKKANEFFKYENYEEFLKNPPSIKKQISFRAKLFNHYNLSPIIIIENIPEKIEIIAKSIIFEDTRFIQGN; this is translated from the coding sequence ATGCTAGTTCATATTTGTTGTAGCGTTGATTCGCACTTTTTTTTGCAAGAATTAAGAAAATTAATGCCTGATGAAGAACTCATCGGGTATTTTTATGACCCAAATATTCATCCTTTTAGCGAATATGAATTAAGATATTTTGATGTAGCAAGGTCTTGTAAAAAGCTTGGTATTAAGCTAATTAAAGGTGAATATGATTATGCTGAATGGTTTAATTATGTAAAAGGCTATGAAAATGAGCCTGAGCGTGGGAAGAGATGTTCTAAATGTTTTGATTTTAGAATGCAAAGTTCTGTTGAAATGGCTTTAAAATTAGGGCAAAAAACATTCACAACCACACTTTTATGCTCTCCTAAAAAAGATTTAGAGCAATTAAGAGTATCTATGCAAGAAGCTTTAAAAGGGACTGATTTAGAGTTTTTTTGTGTTGATTTTAGAAAAGATGGTGGAACTCAAAGGCAATTAAAATTAGCAAAAGATGATTTATTGTATCATCAAAATTATTGTGGCTGTATTTACGGCTTAGCTCAACAAAAAAGCGAAGAGCATTTGATAAAAGAATTAAGCTCAAGTATATATAAAAATCAAATTCTACCTGGCTCAATAGAAGAAAAATTGCAATTTTTTAAAAAAGTCGTAAGATTAGAAAGCAAAAATCAACAATTTAGCATTATTAGAGAAAAGTTTTTAAATTATCGTTTGCTTTATGCAAGAATTAAAGCTAATAAAAATACCGCAAAAGCTTTTGTTTTGTTTTATTCGCATTTTAAATCACGCAAAATTAATCTAAGTCTTGACATAAGTAAAGAGCTAATAATGTGTAATAAAGATGAATTATGTGTAATATCGTTTAAAAAAGCGAATGAGTTTTTTAAATACGAAAATTATGAAGAATTTTTAAAAAATCCACCAAGTATCAAAAAGCAAATAAGCTTTAGAGCAAAATTATTTAATCACTATAACCTAAGTCCTATTATAATTATTGAAAATATCCCTGAAAAAATTGAAATAATTGCAAAAAGCATAATTTTTGAGGATACTAGATTTATACAAGGAAATTAA